The Arachis hypogaea cultivar Tifrunner chromosome 14, arahy.Tifrunner.gnm2.J5K5, whole genome shotgun sequence DNA window caataaaaaatatatctatttagcgtatttgacaaatttctaaagtactagaaaaataaaaaaaaaaatattttttgagaaactacaatttacattttttaaaaagatctttttctttaaaaaatattttttacataataaataaataaaaaaatatttttatattattatactcaaacataataataaataaaaaaaattatataaaatatccaaatatatatatataattatttttatttttttaaaataattcaaaaaaatctttttttaaaaagctCATCCAAATAAGTTCTTAGAGAGTTTTCCTCCAAAAATAAAATGTTGCATGCTTTtcattcaactccacaaatgttATGGTCaaattattttaccaaaaatctgacgtaatttaaattatttagtaATTAGGTTAATTAGGTGATATAGTTTAATtggattaatttaaataatttaggttaattaaaataatttagttttgaaatgagaagaaaggctaaatttttttataacaacttTATTCTTACACATATCATGCTAGTGCAAGAGGTAATTAAATACCCCACATTTCAACTGTTATAACACTCTGAAACTCTAAAAGGCTTaattaataagattttttttatcaatacaaCTTTGCAATAATCTTTGACGAGGGACTATGAATTTCCATGTAATTAACAAACTCATCTATATATTTTTGGTGTAACTCCTTGTCCCCAAAGATCTTGCTCATTTTTTCAGCATGATTTCTATAAATCTTTCCTTCATCATCTTCTGACATCACTGATCTCAATGTCTTAGCCAATGAATCTCTAGTGAACTTCCCATCATCTTCATTTCTTGGCACTTTTATTCCCACCATATTCTCTTCCATAAGCCTTGCAACTAACCCTTGTTCATTTTGAAAGGGTAACATAATAAGTGGACACCCAAATTGAAGAGACTCAATCACAGAACTCCAACCAGAATGACTCAAAAATCCTCCAACAGATTTGTGTGCTAATATCTTTAACTGTGGAACCCAATTAGTCCATATAATCCCACGTTTTGTCTCCATTGAACTACTTACATCTAGACTACTATTTTGCTTCTTCAGAACCCAGAAAAAGGGAAAGCCAGATAGCTCTAATCCCATAGCTATCTCAGtgaattcttcatcatttagtGCCACTTCACTTCCAAATGCTACATAAATCACTGACCTTTCTTCTTGTTCATCCAACCACTTAAGGATTGTGTTCCAATCTTCATCATCTTTACTAACTTCACTACTGAATAAGTATAATGAAGGTGGCAATAACCCAACTGGAATAACCGGTTTCCTGCATTGATTTTGAAGAACTTTTATGGATTCAGCTTCAATCTCCATGCAAGTTCTTACAGCTAAAACATCAACAGCACCAAGTACTTGATAGTGTCTGAACATATCTGAAACACCAGATTCATTCTCCTCATTGTGGTCTTCGGACATTGTTTTGTTCTCATAATGTTGAAGAACTACTTTGTTAGAAGGATCATCATCAAAGGAAGGTTTATCATTTGACTTTAGCCCAAAGCTGTTTATGAAAGAAAAACCAAGGGccgaaaagatagaaaagaagaTGGATGAG harbors:
- the LOC112744424 gene encoding putative UDP-rhamnose:rhamnosyltransferase 1 — protein: MADQPKKLHIAVFPWLAFGHIIPFFELAKLIAQKGHKVSFISTTRNIKRLPKLPPNLQPFVELIELPLPHVENLPQNAEATMDIPRHIIPYLKKAFDGLQEPLAKFLESSTPHWLIYDFAPFWLPPITSKLGISSIFFSIFSALGFSFINSFGLKSNDKPSFDDDPSNKVVLQHYENKTMSEDHNEENESGVSDMFRHYQVLGAVDVLAVRTCMEIEAESIKVLQNQCRKPVIPVGLLPPSLYLFSSEVSKDDEDWNTILKWLDEQEERSVIYVAFGSEVALNDEEFTEIAMGLELSGFPFFWVLKKQNSSLDVSSSMETKRGIIWTNWVPQLKILAHKSVGGFLSHSGWSSVIESLQFGCPLIMLPFQNEQGLVARLMEENMVGIKVPRNEDDGKFTRDSLAKTLRSVMSEDDEGKIYRNHAEKMSKIFGDKELHQKYIDEFVNYMEIHSPSSKIIAKLY